A section of the Anabaena cylindrica PCC 7122 genome encodes:
- a CDS encoding hemolysin family protein — MSSLSFEILTILVLIFANGVFSMSEMAIVSARKVRLQQLANQGNLNAQAALELAESPNHFLSIVQVGITLINILNGVFGGATIAQRLEKYVQLVPFLADYSQPIAFGIVVLLITYLSLIVGELVPKRLALNNPEGVASSVAIPMRALAALASPVVYLLSASTDAVLRLLGITPSTEPQVTEEEIKILIEQGTEAGTFEEAEQDMVERVFRLGDRPVTYLMTPRPDIVWLDLDDSLEENRHKMVESAYSRYPVCQEGLDNVLGIIPVTDLLARSLRSEPLDLTLGLRQPVFVPESTRGLKVLELFKQTVTHMALVVDEYGVIQGLVTLNDIMSEIVGDVPAGPGQEEPQAVQREDGSWLVDGMLGIEEFLELFGLEELGTEERGNYQTLGGFVITHLGRIPAAADHFEWDSMRFEVMDMDGNRVDKVLVVPKINHNK, encoded by the coding sequence ATGTCTTCCCTCTCTTTTGAAATTTTAACGATTTTGGTGCTGATCTTCGCTAACGGCGTATTTTCCATGTCTGAGATGGCCATAGTCTCAGCCCGGAAGGTCAGATTACAGCAACTAGCCAATCAAGGCAACCTCAATGCCCAGGCTGCATTAGAACTAGCAGAGTCTCCCAATCATTTTTTGTCCATTGTTCAGGTAGGCATTACACTCATTAACATCCTCAATGGTGTCTTTGGTGGTGCTACCATTGCCCAAAGGCTAGAGAAGTATGTCCAGCTAGTACCATTTTTAGCCGATTATAGCCAACCCATTGCTTTCGGGATAGTGGTTTTGCTAATTACCTATCTTTCGTTAATTGTTGGTGAACTAGTACCGAAGCGTTTGGCTTTAAATAACCCCGAAGGAGTAGCCTCTAGTGTTGCTATTCCCATGCGTGCTTTAGCTGCCTTAGCTTCTCCAGTGGTGTATTTATTAAGTGCCTCTACAGATGCCGTCCTGCGATTGTTAGGAATTACACCCTCGACTGAACCTCAAGTTACAGAAGAAGAAATTAAAATTTTAATAGAACAAGGTACAGAAGCGGGAACATTTGAAGAAGCAGAACAGGATATGGTGGAAAGAGTATTCCGTTTAGGCGATCGTCCAGTCACTTACTTAATGACACCCCGTCCTGATATTGTTTGGTTAGACTTAGACGACTCTCTTGAAGAAAATCGCCATAAAATGGTCGAAAGTGCCTACTCTCGGTATCCGGTTTGTCAAGAAGGACTTGACAACGTTCTAGGTATTATTCCCGTCACCGACTTATTAGCCAGGAGTTTACGCAGCGAACCTTTAGATCTAACCTTGGGATTACGTCAGCCCGTATTTGTACCTGAAAGCACCCGTGGTTTAAAAGTATTGGAGTTATTCAAGCAAACTGTCACTCACATGGCCTTAGTAGTCGATGAATACGGCGTAATTCAAGGATTAGTTACCCTGAATGACATCATGAGTGAAATTGTCGGTGATGTTCCCGCAGGCCCAGGACAGGAAGAACCCCAAGCTGTACAACGAGAAGATGGTTCTTGGCTTGTAGATGGAATGCTAGGTATAGAAGAATTTTTAGAACTATTCGGTTTAGAAGAACTAGGCACAGAGGAAAGAGGAAACTATCAAACATTAGGTGGTTTTGTCATCACCCATTTAGGACGTATCCCCGCAGCCGCAGATCATTTTGAATGGGATAGTATGCGTTTTGAAGTCATGGATATGGATGGGAACCGTGTTGATAAAGTGTTAGTTGTGCCGAAGATAAATCATAATAAGTAG
- the mfd gene encoding transcription-repair coupling factor translates to MAFSSIVRALARSPLTAELTLKLNKQQELRLNGISRLPKTLIASALANSEGKDLCVVCATLEEAGRVYAQMEAMGWKAVHFYPTSEASPYEPFDPETELSWGQMQVLADLVAKGGVSPEGKLPQKNTAIIVTVGALQPHLPPPDAFKSFCVTLKKGMEFDLDAFSEKITILGYERVPLVETEGQWSRRGDIVDIFPVSSELPVRLEWFGDEIEQIREFDPTTQRSALDKINEITLTPTSFTPIILDALKDHPHFPENVETLHATSLQGSDLGLLEGSRRFLGLAFAKPASLLDYLAENALVAIDEPEQCYAHSDRWVENAQEQWEEVGGRGESYQLPKIHRSLDDCLVEIGKFKKLYLSELAEENTGLNLASRPLPVTPHQFAKLAETIRQERDRKFAVWVLSAQPSRSVSLLQEHDCPAQFIPNPRDYQAIDKLQINHTPIALKYSGLAELEGCILPSFRLVIVTDREFYGQHSLANFGYIRKRRKAASKQVDPNKLRPGDYVVHRSHGIGKFVKLESLTINHETRDYLVVQYADGLLRVAADQVGSLSRFRTNGDKAPQLHKMTGKAWENTKNKVRKAIKKLAVDLLKLYAARSQQEGFSYPADMPWQEEMEDSFPYQPTTDQLKAVQDVKRDMESERPMDRLVCGDVGFGKTEVAIRAIFKAVTAGKQVALLAPTTILTQQHYHTIKERFAPYPVNVGLLNRFRSAEEKRNIQKRLATGELDIVVGTHQLLGKGVQFRDLGLLVIDEEQRFGVNQKEKIKSLKTQVDVLTLSATPIPRTLYMSLSGIREMSLITTPPPTRRPIQTHLAPLKPEIVRSAIRQELDRGGQVFYVVPRVEGIEETTANLREMIPGGRFAIAHGQMDESELESTMLTFGNNDADILVCTTIIESGLDIPRVNTILIEDAHRFGLAQLYQLRGRVGRAGIQAHAWLFYPKQRELSDAARQRLRAIQEFTQLGSGYQLAMRDMEIRGVGNLLGAEQSGQLDAIGFDLYMEMLEEAIREIRGQEIPKVDDTQIDLNLTAFIPSTYITDIDQKMSAYRAVATAKSKEELTLIAAEWTDRYGTIPVSANQLLRVMELKQIAKNLGFSRIKPENKQHIVLETPMEEPAWNLLAENLKESMRSRFIYSPGKVTARGLGVFKAEQQLQTLIDTLSKMQGAIPEAALV, encoded by the coding sequence ATGGCTTTTTCTTCTATTGTGCGTGCTTTGGCGCGATCGCCTCTGACGGCAGAACTGACTCTCAAACTCAATAAACAACAGGAGTTACGGTTAAATGGTATCTCTCGTTTACCCAAGACTTTGATTGCTTCAGCTTTAGCCAACTCTGAGGGTAAGGATTTATGTGTGGTGTGTGCCACTTTGGAGGAAGCCGGACGAGTTTACGCCCAAATGGAAGCAATGGGATGGAAAGCTGTCCATTTTTACCCGACTTCCGAAGCTTCTCCCTACGAACCCTTTGATCCTGAAACTGAGTTAAGTTGGGGACAAATGCAGGTTTTAGCTGATTTGGTAGCTAAGGGTGGGGTTTCCCCAGAGGGGAAGTTACCTCAAAAAAATACAGCCATAATTGTAACTGTGGGGGCGTTACAGCCACATTTACCACCACCGGATGCGTTTAAATCTTTTTGTGTCACTTTAAAAAAAGGGATGGAATTTGATTTAGATGCTTTTAGTGAAAAAATCACGATTTTGGGATACGAACGAGTTCCTTTGGTGGAAACGGAAGGGCAATGGAGTCGGCGTGGGGATATTGTCGATATTTTTCCGGTGTCCTCTGAGTTGCCTGTGCGCTTAGAATGGTTTGGAGATGAAATTGAGCAGATTCGGGAATTTGACCCCACTACTCAGCGTTCTGCCCTGGATAAGATTAACGAAATAACTCTTACGCCAACTAGTTTTACACCAATTATTTTAGATGCACTTAAGGATCATCCTCATTTCCCAGAAAATGTAGAGACGTTGCATGCAACGTCTCTACAGGGATCGGACTTAGGACTCTTAGAAGGTAGTCGGCGTTTTTTGGGTTTAGCTTTTGCAAAACCTGCTTCTCTGCTGGATTATTTAGCCGAAAATGCGCTGGTGGCCATTGATGAGCCAGAACAATGTTATGCTCATAGCGATCGCTGGGTGGAGAATGCACAGGAACAGTGGGAAGAGGTAGGAGGCAGGGGAGAAAGTTACCAATTACCTAAAATTCATCGGTCGTTGGATGACTGTTTAGTGGAAATTGGGAAATTTAAAAAGTTATATTTATCGGAATTGGCTGAAGAAAATACTGGGCTAAATTTAGCGAGTAGACCTTTACCTGTCACACCTCACCAATTTGCCAAGTTAGCTGAGACAATTAGACAAGAACGCGATCGCAAGTTTGCTGTTTGGGTACTTTCGGCTCAACCTTCCCGTTCTGTCTCTTTACTCCAAGAACACGACTGTCCCGCCCAGTTTATTCCTAATCCCCGCGACTATCAAGCGATCGATAAGCTGCAAATCAATCATACTCCTATCGCTCTCAAATATTCCGGTTTAGCAGAATTAGAAGGTTGTATTTTACCTTCTTTCCGTCTCGTTATCGTCACCGACCGCGAATTTTACGGACAACATTCTTTAGCTAATTTTGGCTATATCCGCAAACGTCGCAAAGCTGCTTCTAAACAAGTTGACCCCAACAAATTGCGTCCAGGGGATTATGTCGTTCATCGTAGTCATGGTATTGGTAAATTTGTCAAGTTGGAAAGTTTGACAATTAACCACGAAACCCGTGATTATTTAGTGGTGCAGTATGCAGATGGTTTGCTGAGGGTTGCTGCTGACCAAGTTGGTTCTCTGTCTCGGTTTAGAACTAATGGAGATAAAGCCCCACAACTCCACAAAATGACCGGAAAAGCTTGGGAAAATACGAAAAATAAAGTCCGCAAAGCGATTAAAAAACTAGCGGTAGATTTGTTAAAGTTATATGCAGCGCGATCGCAACAAGAAGGTTTTTCCTATCCCGCAGATATGCCTTGGCAGGAAGAAATGGAAGATTCTTTTCCTTACCAACCTACCACCGATCAACTAAAAGCGGTGCAAGATGTGAAACGGGATATGGAAAGCGAAAGACCGATGGATCGGTTAGTATGTGGTGATGTCGGATTTGGGAAAACAGAAGTTGCAATTCGGGCAATTTTTAAAGCTGTCACCGCAGGTAAGCAAGTTGCACTTTTAGCCCCAACAACAATTCTAACTCAACAACATTATCACACCATCAAAGAACGTTTTGCTCCTTATCCTGTGAATGTGGGTTTACTTAATCGTTTTCGCAGCGCGGAAGAAAAACGCAATATTCAAAAGCGTTTGGCTACTGGAGAATTAGATATAGTTGTAGGGACACATCAGCTATTAGGTAAAGGAGTACAGTTTCGAGATTTAGGACTTTTGGTAATTGACGAAGAACAAAGATTTGGTGTAAATCAAAAGGAAAAAATCAAAAGTCTCAAAACTCAAGTTGATGTTTTAACTCTTTCTGCAACTCCCATTCCTAGAACCTTATATATGTCTTTGTCTGGAATTCGGGAAATGAGTTTAATTACAACACCACCCCCAACGAGAAGACCAATTCAAACCCATTTAGCACCATTAAAACCCGAAATTGTCAGAAGTGCAATTCGTCAAGAATTAGATCGGGGTGGACAGGTATTTTATGTAGTTCCCCGTGTGGAAGGCATTGAAGAGACAACAGCAAACCTGCGGGAGATGATTCCAGGGGGAAGATTTGCGATCGCACACGGTCAAATGGACGAAAGCGAGTTAGAATCAACCATGCTCACTTTCGGCAATAATGACGCGGATATCCTCGTTTGTACCACAATTATTGAATCTGGTTTAGATATTCCGCGAGTCAACACCATTTTAATAGAAGATGCTCACCGTTTCGGTTTAGCTCAATTATATCAATTGCGCGGACGTGTCGGACGTGCCGGAATCCAAGCTCACGCATGGTTATTTTACCCCAAACAGCGGGAATTATCCGATGCCGCCAGACAAAGATTAAGAGCAATTCAAGAATTTACCCAACTTGGTTCTGGATATCAATTAGCCATGCGCGATATGGAAATTCGCGGTGTAGGTAACTTGCTAGGTGCAGAACAATCTGGCCAATTAGATGCAATTGGGTTTGACTTGTACATGGAAATGTTAGAAGAAGCAATTCGAGAAATTAGAGGGCAAGAAATACCCAAAGTTGATGATACCCAAATTGACCTCAACCTCACAGCCTTTATTCCTTCAACTTACATCACCGATATTGACCAAAAAATGAGCGCATATCGTGCCGTAGCAACTGCAAAATCCAAAGAAGAATTAACATTAATAGCAGCCGAATGGACTGATAGATATGGGACTATACCTGTTTCTGCAAATCAACTTTTGCGAGTCATGGAATTAAAACAAATCGCCAAAAATTTAGGATTTAGCCGCATTAAACCAGAGAATAAACAGCATATTGTTTTAGAAACTCCCATGGAAGAACCAGCTTGGAATTTGTTAGCAGAGAATTTAAAAGAAAGTATGCGTTCTCGTTTTATTTATTCTCCAGGTAAGGTGACAGCTAGAGGTTTAGGTGTATTTAAAGCCGAACAACAATTGCAGACTTTGATTGATACTTTAAGCAAAATGCAAGGTGCAATTCCTGAAGCAGCTTTAGTATGA